A region of the Elaeis guineensis isolate ETL-2024a unplaced genomic scaffold, EG11 Super_Scaffold_1000033, whole genome shotgun sequence genome:
TGTAGTTCATAGTCGAAACATATCCTGCATGCAGGATGAGGATTTCACCATTTGGAGATAATGGAAGAAAAGGACATCAAATCAGTGAAACTTCAGCATTGGACTCGATAGGAACTACCTCCATAGCTGTTCCCGTTGTTCTGTTCCCAGGGTCTTGAACGTACAGACTTACCAAGAGCACTCCAATTTGCCGACTCATTCCCCTCGGCACCAGAAGCTGCTACCCCAGGTTTCGCAGTCCCAGATGCCTCAACAACATTACTTGTGCTTCCAGGTGAGGGAGGTTTGAAAGGTGCAGACAAGCTCCCAACTTGTTGCCAATGTTTTGGTGGCGTGATATTCCCTGCAACATTGCAATTATGTCTGATTCTTCCCACTAGGTTCACCTCCTTAAGAATTACAAGCAGCTCATTTCAAATATGAATGATGGTGAATTATACATAGAAGGTAAATAAAACAGATTAAAAAACTAAATGCATTAAACTAGGAaattaataacaaaaaaaatgcAAAACCCAGATAGCCACAGGGTGAAAAGGCTGTACATGAACTGGAAGGAATAACATGTCAGAAAGTTAGGATTTTTCAAATATGTAAAAGCACAAAAAGAAAGAACTCATCAGAGATTTGAAGATCAACTATAGTGAGTCCAAAAACCTAcacatcatcatcattatcagcatcatcatcatcatcatcaccacCATATTTGCAACCTTTTGACTTAACAGACTAAACAGATTTAAGGTTCAAACAAGGTGAGGTCCTCCTGATAGCTATACCTTCATTTGATAATGCAAAAAAATGGGACAGAAAAACATTGTACAAAttgaatatattttagatatgacAAACTGTAGAAAATCAtttaatagaagaaaataatttataagaacaggaaaagaagaaaattgaaCAGCAGAATGCAATGTAGACATGGTAACCAATGTCACAAATGAATTAAGGAAAAAACGTATATCTTTCAAGAGGCACCTCTGCACATTATCGTAGCTGTGTAGGTATGTATACTAATCACATAATGCCACAAACACCTCTCCCCATTTCTCTTCTTAAccttgaattttggaagcatcTAATTGTGTCAATTTCCTAGGAGGCCAGTATCCAAAATTTCTTCAACTTCATTTATGTATGGACTGAATGATGAAACCTGATTGTATATTATTTTGGCACTTAGCATAATTCTTCTTTGTGCTTTTTCATCTTGTAAGCCAGAAACAGTGGGCTTCAAGATTAGTAAAATTACAGATGGAGAATACCTTGAGAAAACCCTCAGAAATAAAAAAGGGAACTACCATTTCTGCTAGCTAATCATCTATCAAACATTTCGATAGCAAGCCACATCTAGAAAGTTAAAGTGGGACTAGCTGCCATAGATATTAGATAACAAACCCCCTAAACCACAATCCGCCATCTTCATGACCAAGATTTGTAATCATTTATGATTTGGTATTCCTTCACCTGTTTCTTGTGGTGTAGGAAATAAAACTAGCCATGTCAGCAAGAGGGATAAAAGATAGCATCCTCAATTTGACCTGGCTATATTGTGCACACTACAATTTGCTAGGTATTCCATCACTTCTCGCTCATCCGAATCAAACTGAACCAGCATCACATGTAAATTGTTCTTTACTAAAAGTAAATGTAAGAATTTGAGCTGTTCTTAAGATGAAATAGATTAAACATGTAAGTCGTTGTTCATCGGTTTATAGTAATTGTGGAAGCACAGCACCATTTCCTGGTGAACCTAGAAACAATTCTTGTGATCTCACTTCATCTGCCACGCAGAGACATGTAATGTAATCCAAGAAATGCGTCTAAAACATCCCAAGTGACACGCCAACGGCAGCAGCCCAGGTGCCCTCAGATTCAAACCTTGGTGGCAgagaattaataaaaaaaaaatgtgaagtggtgacgaaatttttttttttttaaaaatggtcCCCTTTGACATTCTACACTTGAATTTTTCACGCGCACGCGGGAAGAGAGATGAGAGAGAGCAACAGATCACCTAGGGATGGAACAGAAGAAACCTTCGAGTACTAGGtcatttcaaattaaatttataggaGAGAATTTAGTAACCATAACGCACAGCAACTAAGATAACTCATCTGCTTTCCCCTCCAAGTATTAAAAATAGAAACAGGTCATGGATGCAGCTTTTTCCTTCTCAATCCAGAGGTCACGAATAACAGAACCAAATCCCACTCTAACAAGTGACATTAAACTACCTGAAAAAGAGACTTGCACAAACCTCTTTAACACTCAGAAACAAGTTTAAattcaattataaaaaaaaagcaAACTAATCAGGTCCGACCTCGGattttattttactttatttGAGAAGGGATCTCACTTATCTTCTCAAAGAGGAAAGAAATGCCATATAGAACAGCTCCAAATTCGAAGAAGAGATCTTCCTAGGAAAGAATTCTAGAAAAAGTTACTTGTACGAAAGGAGGAGGGGGGACAAATACAAACCGCGCTGCTGCTGGGAGGAGGGATTACTGGATTCCATAAGCGATTACCGAAGGGGAAGAGACAGGGAAGGGCTCACATGAAGAAGCCTGCCATACACCACCGTCCAAGGCTCGGCGCTtgctttcttccttcctttccacTGTTACTCCAAAGAAATGCCAAGGAGCGCAGGCCATGCCCCTGCACCTCACCGTTTTAAAGGTGAACGGAGAATTCGATGGGTATAGGTGCGGCCTGTGGGCCGCGCGCTGCGGCAGCCAGCGGGGCGGCGCTCGCCACTCGCCCCGCTGCGGGATGCCGTGGGCTGCCGCTCCCAAGGTTTTCACGGGAATCTTAATCATCATCTCCGCCAAAAGCCAGAAAAAGTTTCAAACGTCACCAATAGTGCTCCACTTTTTAAAGCGTCCAGGACTTGATGTCGGCGCCGCTGAACAAACCAATTGCCGGTGGAGAAAAAGTTTACAACGTTACCGATATTGTAACGCCATTTGGGGGCTGATATCGgcctgcttcttcttcttctttcttctttttttttcttttttttttttctttttttttttttttgtagaagcTGGTATTGTTTATTAAACTGATTTTTCTCATCATCTCTAAttgcaggttttttttttttttttagtagagCTGGTATTGTTTATTAAACTGATTTTTCTCACCATCTCTAATTGCAGGTGCCAACTTATTTAGATCACATTTAGCTAAATTTTTAGAGTACAGAAAGTACTTTAAATGATATAgtgatatttgataaaaaatcaaaaaattattttaactttATCGAAAAGCTAAAACGTCTATTTAAAGAAACTGTATTTTAAACTTTTTCCAATAGTGCTTCTGGCTAATGTCGCAAAActgttttgatttaaataaaattttttaataatatatttttgatggTATCGTGAATACCTCGGATCTATTGTGCTATCATTGTTGCTTCCAATCACTGAGCTATCACCACTGTTGCCAACCCAAACATCGAACTGAGGTATATggagtagatcatttgtactcAATCAATTGTACAGTCCCTCTAGCACGTGAGTTCCTTCCGTTGCCTCGACCAGTTAGTTCTTTGACACATGCAGCAGCTGTCCACCCCGAGTAGATAAGTTCAGTCACAACGAACTCTCATATTTCGTAAGAGCAGATAAGGGCTAGAATATCTCATCCACTAACAACACATCTAACAATCTGAGAATCTCGAAACTACACGTTCTCACAGTTACTCAACCACCATCTTCTATAAATAACTAAAGTCCCAGAATCCAGATAAGTAATTCCTCTCAAAAAATCAGTTGTTGCTCTCATTGTTCTCTGATTTCTGACTCGAATGTCGGAGGATCCTCGCCAGAGCAAAAATCTTCGGTTCGAATTTGTTTTGTAAATCACTCTAGCACCACCGCGCAAGACCTAGTCGTCCATCTTCCGACCTCAATAAAAATAAgtagcaacagatagaggaaaaATGCAATCTTTACATTATGCCACCAAATCAAGTCTCGTCTCGTCTCATCTCTCCAATGCCGCATCTCCCGTCAGACAGGGAGCCAGACTGACAGTCAGATGTGGCCATCAAAGACGAAGACTTTTCCGCTGACCCACCCAGCACTGATTATAGTGGATCAGTTCAACCTGCTCTTCCAGTAGGTCCAGACTCATAGCCGCCATTCAGACTGTCCAAACTATTCCTGCACCTCCACCAAGGGCACTGCAGCCTGATCAGGCTGGTCTTGCTCCTCCAGCAGTGCAACCAGTACTCTCGACAGTGCCATCTGCACCTCCTACGATGATGCCCCTACCAAATCTAGCTTTTTAGCTGCCACCACAATCAGAGCAACCGTGGATGCTTCCTTAGAGCCTAGAGAGGAGGCAAACCCACCAAAGCTGCCTCAGGATCTGAGAACCAGCAAGGCGGCGATCTCTCAGTCTGCGATCGGGGCATGATTCAACCCCTGATCACCGTTCTCCTCAACACTTCGAGGCTTGCACCGTCTGAGATCTGGCCATACAGAGGCAGTTCCAGATGCTCGATAAAAAGATCAACAATACTCTCAATAATAATTCCTCGATGCAGCCCTACGAAGGGTTTAACAGTGAGCCACTTTTCGCATCAAGGATAATGCAGGAGCCACTCTCTCGGTACTTCAAAGTGCCCCAATTTGAGACCTACAACGAGACCGCTAACCCAATCGATCATTTGGAGACCTTTAAGATAGTGATGCTCCTTCAGAGAGCGACAGATGCCATCCTCTATCGAGCCTTTTTCACTACTCTCAAAGAAATCGCTCGATAATGGTATTCAAGCTTGAAGCTGGCATCCATCTACTCTTTTGAAAAGTTATGCCCGTCCTTCGTCGGTCACTTTGCTAGTAGTCGGTGATAGCAAAAGCGGTCCAACTACCTCTACACCATCAAGCAGAAAGAGGATGAGTCGATCCACACCTTTGTTAATCATTTTAATATAGCGACCCTAAAAGTCCGCGACCCAGATCAGTCGATCGTGATGGCCACAATGATGGACAGCCTACTGAAGAACGACCTTAAAAAGTCAATAATAAAGACTTATCCCTAGGATTTTTCAGAGAAGTACGTTCATATGGAGGAGGTTTTCACAGAAGACACCCCTGTCGGTTCTGTTGTGGTAGGTCAGAATAAGGAGTACTTTCTAAGATGGAAGGGGAGAATCTGCCAGCACTCCCGATCCTCATTCCAGAGATGGAAGAATGGGAGTCGGAATCATCGATTTCAGAGTCCTCTGAGAAGGGTTCGACAACCTTCGCCTCCAAGGCATTATACTAATTACATGTCTTTGAATATTCGTAGGGGAGATACTGATGGAGGTTCATGCCAAGCTACCTCAGCCTCTAAGGATGTGGATGAAATCAGAGCACCACTGCGATTCAAATAAATACTAATTCTACTATCGTGATCACGGTCACGATACTGAAGATTGCATCTAGCTCTAAGATAAGATTGAGAAGCTCGTCAGGTAGGAAAAGTTGAATCACTTTATCCGAAGGGAAGCACCTCAATGTCGACCTCCGAGAGCTCAACAATAACCTCCTTTGCGTCAGCAACTGTTCTCCTTACCTTAGCCGCAACAAGCATCGGTGCAGCATGAGAGACAAGAAGCAGGGGGACAGGCAGTAGTAGAAGACCGACCCATATGCTGAGAAATCTACATGATAACTGGGGTGTTGTCTGAGTCGATAGAGCTTCTGGAGGTGAAAAGGCCGAGGCTTGAGGATAGACTCGAAGATGCTATTGTCTTCACCAAACAGAGGGTGTGCTAGTCCCGCACAATAATGTGGTAGTTGTAACGATGAATATCGATAATTTCAATATACACTCTGtatttattgataatggaagcttagttgatattttatattaCTCTATCTTCTCCCAAATAGGATTTATCCCAAATCAGCTAAGTAGATTCGATACCCCAATTCAGGATTTCTCCAAAGGCTCAGTAATTCTGGAGGGAGTGATTAGACTGCCTGTCATAGTGGGTACTCCACCATAATAAATGATGATCCAAATTGATTTTTTGATAGTTAAACTCccttcagcctacaatgcaatcctcagcATCCGAGCTTGTAGACTTTAAAGGCTGTAGTATCAAGCTACTATTTGATGGTGAAGTTTCCAACCAAGAAGGGAGTAGGGCAAATCAGAGGCAATCAGGTCATGGCTCGATAGTGTTTTGCTACCAAGCTCAAAGCAGATGGCCAGCCATCCCAAGTAGAGGCCCAACCTAAACTTTCAGTAAGGTTGGATGCCCAAGATGACCTGGCCGAGGAGTGCACCTAGCCATCTGAAGACCTTTTGGAGATCCCGCTGAGGAAAGAAAATCCTAAGTAGATAGTAAAAATCGGCTCACACCTAGATGAGGTAATAAAAGATCAATTAACTACTCTTTTACAAGACAATACAGATCTCTTTGCCTGATCGACCATGGACATGCCTGGCATAGACCCGGAGGTCGTGTCCCACCACTTGAAGATGGATCTAACTCACCATCCGGTGAAGCAAAAGAAGCAAAGTTTCATCCCAAACCATCAAAAGGCTATAGCTGAGGAGGCGGACAAGCTGGTCAAGACTGACTTCATCAGAAAATAATATATCTAGACTGGTTGCGAATGTTGTCCTAGTCAAGAAGGCAAACGAAAAGTGGCGTATGTGAATCCACTTCATCGATCTAAACAAAGTCTATCCCAAGAACAGCTACCCATTGCCTCGGATCAACTAGCTGGTAGATGCAACTTTTAGGTATGAGCTCCTCAACTTCATGAATGCCTTCTCTGATTATAATCAGATCCGGATAGTGTCTGAAAATGAGGAGAAAACAGCCTTTATAACTGACCGTGGGCACTTTTATTATAGGGTGATGCCCTTTAGCTTGAAAAATACAGAGGCTACCTATCAGTGGCTAGTGGATAAGATCTTTAAAGATCAACTTGACTATAATTTGGaggtatatgtagatgacatgctagTCAAGAGCTGAGCTGTTCTAGACTACATTGCTGACCTCCAGAAGACTTTCAACACCCTCCACCAATTCTAGATGACGCTGAATCCAGTGAAGTGTGCCTTTGGAGTTACCATCGATAAATTCTTCAGATTCATGATCTCACAAAGAGGCATCAAGGCAAATCTCGAGAAGATCAAAGCAATCCTTGAGATGACTATCAAAAACTATCGAAGAGGTATAGCATCTCACTGGCAAGATCGCTTCGCTCAACCGCTTCATCTCTAGATTGATCGAGAGATGTCTCTCATTTTTTCAGACCCTCAAGTAGCCGAAAAACTTCCAATGGACTATTGAATGCCAAAAGGCATTTGAGGAGTTGAAGCAATATTTCAGCTCTCCACCATTGCTCACGAAGCCTCAACCTGGTGAGGAGCTACTACTGTATCTTACCGTTTCTCCAGTGGTGTTTAGCTTAGTTCTTATTCATGAGGAAGGATGGATTCAAAAGCCCATATACTATACCAATAAAATCCTTCATGATGTCGAGACCAGATATTCAAAGttgaaaaaattgattttcaCACTGGTCATCACGACGAGAAAACTTAGGCTCTATTTTCAAGCTCACACCATATTACTACTAACTGATCAGCCAATTAAGACCATTCTCCACCGTTTGGATACTTCAGGATGGATTGCAGAGTGAGCTCTTGAACTTACTGAGTTGGATGTGTAGTACCGTCCGAGGCCTTCTATCAAAACCTAAGTACTGGTAGACCTCATCTTAGAATGCACCATTCTAAATGGATAGAGCTCACAGGATGGAGAAGGCTTAAAAGCTGGTGAGAGCTTAAAAGCTAGGGAAAGCTTGAGAAGTGAGGAGGCAAATGTAAGATCTAACCCCAAGGAGCTATGGACACTACATGTCGATGGCTCATCAAATGCATCAGAAGTAGAGGTCGGGCTCATCTTAATCGATCTTGAAGGAGATGTGGTAGGATATACTCTGCGTTTCGAGATTCTGGCTACCAACAATGAGACAAAATATGAAGTTCTGATTATTGGTCTCAGGGTTGCGATGGAGGTAGGAACTCAACATCTGAAGGTCTTTAGCAACTCCTAATTAGTCGTTGGACAAATCAAGGGAGGATAAGAGGctcgagagaaaaatatgaagaggtattttgaaaagataaaggatttaatcttaatcattttGAGTTTTGACATTCAACAAGTCTCCAAAGTAAAAAATGCTAGGACAGATGCATTATCAAAGTTAGCAGCCTTGTTGCCTGTTGACTTGAAAAAAGGGACCTGCTTTGAGGTATTAAAAACCTCAAGCCTCGAGGACCTCTTATTATCCAGTAGGTTGATGAAGAATCCTGTTGGATTAATCTCCTACTGAAGTATTTAGGATCGGGTGAGTTGCCACCTGACCGTAAAGAAACTTGAAAGATGAGAAAGCAGGCCACTCGCTATGTCCTATATGACGACAAGCTATATAAGCGGTCATTCTTCCTACCTCTAATGAAGTGCTTATGCCCATCCGAGACTGATTATACATAGTGAAAGGTTCATGAAGGAATCTATAAAGTCACTTAGGGGGTAGACTCTCTCCTGCAAGATCCTTCggcaaggctattactggcccacCATGCAACAAGATGCAGATAACTTCGTTAGAAAGTGCAATCGATGCCAGAGAAATTTTTGCATTTAGCATCAGCCGACAGCACTTCTGACTCCCATCAATATTCCATGGTCGTTTGCTCAATAGAGAATATATATTCTTGGTCCTTTTCCTCACATGATAGGTTAGTGCAAGTTTTTCTGGTGGCCATCGACTATGTTACAAAATGGGTCGAAGCCGAGCCTCTTGCCTGCATAACCGAGGCAAGAGtaaaagattttatttgaaaatcCATCATTTGCTGCTATGGTCTTCCCAAAGTACTGATTACAGACAATGACTGATATTTCAATGGTGCGCGACTCCATAAATTCTACAGAGAATATAGAATAGAGCACCGCTTCACCTCGATGGGCCACCTGCAGGCAAATAGAGAGGtagaggtgaccaacaggactatCCTATAGAGTTTAAAGGTCAAGATAGATCAGACAGGGGCATCTTGGGTAGATGAGCTTCATCATATATTGTGGGCTTGCTAGACCACTCAAAGGATCCCAACTGACGAGACTACTTTCAATCTTGCATTTGGGATTGAAAAGTCATTTTTGTGAAGTTTGGACTTCCTTCCCTCAAAGTCGAGGAATACAATAAAGACACTAATCTGGTGTGGCTTCAAGCTAACCTCGACTTGATCAAAGAAAGCAGGGAGCATGCCACCGTTAGAATGGCTGCTTATCACCAGAGGATGGCTAGATACTACAATGCCTGGGTCAAAGCCAAGGAGTTTTGAGCTGGTGACCTAGTATTGCGACGAGCTGAAGTTTCACAACCCACTGAGCAGGAGAAACTATCACCGAACTGGAAAGGTCCTTATCAAGTGGATGAGGTGGTACGCTTTAGGATCTATCGGCTAAAGCAACTCGATGGGACTTCACTCTCTAAGCCATGGAATTCAGCCAACCTATGTATGTATTATCAATGATGTTGTAACATCATGttgttatacatatatatatatatggattttTATATTCATCAACTCTTGCTTGTGCATAGAAATGACATGAAAAGTTGAAACTCCTGTCCAATAAGTTGTACAAGAGCTCCTCTGATCGAAACTAACTCTTTAAGGATTTTTTTGGTCAAAATTGTACTTAACGAATGAAGGCTAACCTAAAAAAATCTTTGGAGGGCTAACCAAAAAGACCCCTAGCCTACAATAACCGGCCTTTGACCGGTCTATAACTGAAAGTAAGTGGAGCAAAGATGCTGCTCGTATGAAGAGTAGAGCAAAGGTACCACTCGTATGAAGAGTAGAGCAACAATACTGCTCGCATGAAGAGTAGAGTAAAGATGCCGCTCGCATAATGAGTAAAACAAAAATGCTGCTCATATGAAAAGCAGAGCAAAGATGCCTTCGCATAACGAGTAGAGCAAAGATACCGCTCGCACAAAGAGCAAAGCAAAAATACTGCTCATATGAAGAGCAGAGCAAAGATGCCGCTCGCATAACGAGTAGAGTAAAGATTGCGCTTGTATAACGAGTAGAGCAAAAATGCCGCTCGTATGAAAAGCAAAGCAAAGATGCCTCTTGTATAACAAGCAAAGCAAAGATACCACTCACATGAAGAGTAGGACAAAGATGTCGCTCGTATGAAGAGCAGAGCAAAGATGCTGCTCGCATAATGAGTAGAATAAAGATGCTGCTCATATGAAGAGCAGAGCAAAGATACAGCTCGTATGAAGAGCAAAGCAAAGATGCCACTCATATGAAGAGCAGAGTAAAGATACCACTTACATGAAAAGCAAAGCAAAGATGCCGCTCATATAACGAGTAGAGCAAAGATGCCGCTCATCAACGTTCTTGGATAACAACCTACGATCGGCCCTGACTTAACGGCTTCTGACCGGTCTAACTATTGTTGAGGTTCCTTTGTAAGGAACCCAAGTTCTTTGATCGAAACTATATTGGCTGAGGTTTCTTGGGTTGGAACCAGCCCTACTTGAGTTCGTTTGCTCAGAACTAGGGTTCCTTCGATTGGAACTATTTTTATTGAAGTTCCTTTATTCGAAACAATCctacttcctatgtttgaaacTAAATCCCTAGCGAACTTCAGTCCCTCAAGTCGTAATGGATTTAtctaaattcttaagatcaaaattagattaaatatctTACTAGTTGGGACAATGCCCAATTTCTTAGATCGGAGCTAGTCCCTATGTGCTGAATCAAAATatgcaaagcataaataaaaacacAAAAAACATGAAGTGGTGCAAACttcattcatttatttttttcGAAGTTTTTTTTACGATGActtggaaaaagaaaagaagaaggaaaatagAAGGAAAGATAAGGGGGCTTAGTCCTTATCTGACGAGGAGGTTCCCACCTCATCACTATTTCTTGGCTGGAGGCCATGGAGCTCCAGGTACGGCATTATCTGCAATAGGTGGGCCTTACAATCCTCGAAATTGAGGATAAACATGATGGTAATGATGTTAATATCCTCCCTCTCAAACTCCGTGGAGGCCCGAAACTCCTTAATACAGCATGCTCAGACACTGAGAGAAATCCACTCAAATTGGGGGGGTATGTTCACCCCCAAAAGATGGCGGGGATCGAGAGGTGGAAGGCACCCTATGAAAGGATGGACCAGCATGCTTAGCTCTTTTTCAGGCCACTCTCATGAAGGCCCTCCGCTCCTTCACTCTGGCCTTGATCGTTGGCAAAGCTGGCAAAGTTGGTGCCGTGGTGATAGAGGAGAGAAGAAGTTTCTGCAAAGAAAAGAAAGACGAAAGGTGTGGTTCAAGTAGCTTTTGGCCCCTATTTAAAGGCATCAGTGCCCACGTCAACTGTTAATCGATAGCTTGAAAGGATACAACGGTCCATCAGACAATAAATGGCATGTCTTCCCACTATCAAAAATAAATCCAAGCATGCTTCATAAACTAAGGCATAACTACGTGGCATACTCTTACCAGCCCTACATTTTTTCCCAAGCATTATTCCATCAGAAGAGTTAGCAGCCATCATTCCCAATGATTGGTCACATTAAAAAGAGTAGAGCGAGGATGTCGCTCAAATAATTATCTCAAATCGACGTGCATGAGTAATTACCTTAGATTGGCATTTTCAAAAAATTGCCTCAGATTGGTATGCATGAGTAATTACCTTAGATTGGCATTCTCGAAAAATTGCCTTAAATCGACATTCTCAAAAAATTGCCTTAGATCAACATGCATGAGTAATTGCCTTAGATCGACATTCTCGAAAAATTATCTCAGATCGGCATGCATGAGTAATTGCCTTAGATCGGTATTCTCAAAAAATTGCCTCAGATCGACGTGCATGAATAATTGCCTCAGATCGACATGCGAATAAAAGTGCACAATCATAAATAAAAAGGCAGAAGGTATGAAGCAAAATAAACTTCATTCATCTTTTTGAAATTCTTTACAATGACCTTGAAAGGTCCAagcacaaaagaaaagaaaaccaaaGCCTGTGGGGCAATATCTGGTGCTGAGATGCTTGTCGCAGATGCATCAGCTGCAGTGGGGTCCCAAACTTCATCCAAAAAATCTAGATTTAATTCTGAATACTTGGCAATGACCCTATCCTGGATCGATTGCTTTCCACATCATAGGCATCAGCAAAAAATTCAATTTTCTCATCCTGATACTCCACAACAGCCTTTGAAGCAGCCTCTGCTGCCTCCATCACAACTTTATTCTTCTTtaagagcttttcaagctcctttaTTCTCGCTACCTATGCTTCTTGGACACCTAATAACTGAGAGTTTTCTTCTACAGCTCCTCTCAAGGCCACTTCAACATCCTCAGCCCTCCTCATGGCAGCGTCAACTCTCATGGAGGCCTCTCCAACCTCTCTCTCAACCTTGTCCTTTGTGACTTTGAGCATTTCGATGTCAGCCTTGTGCTTCTTTGCCTGAACCAAAAGCCCGCGGCAGCTCTCCAtatatccattcagataatgggcgatctaataaaaaatatctctaatcagTAAGCATGATAAGTATATGTTTAAAATGAATAAAATTGTAGAAGCATCAGCTCATTCGAATAAAGGACTCCACAACTGCTTTCCTCACCTTCCTGTGTGGCTCGACCAGTAGCTTATTTGCGTCAGCTGGGAGGAGCATCCCAGTGAGCAGCTCATGCACTGGCTTGTAATCTTCTAGGGCTGAAGCCTTGAGCTTCAGACCAGCTGGTGCAGTCTCGAAAGCCCTAGCTACCTTGACTGGCACCTTTTTCGAGGAGTCGACGACTTGGGGGGCCAATAGGCTCAAAATTACTTCTTTCAACGAGCTCAAAATTGCCTCTTCAAGGACTCGATCTGTTTGGCTTTTTTGATCCCCATCAGAAGTCGAGATAGCAGATGAGCCagatgttggagcacgatcctggctcctcccacggaccttgggtgcagcaaaaccagcaacgaacagatctagagacttctggacacgatctaaggctcttgacgaaatcagcctggttgctgtcttcttcgtcagcctttcattccagatgatgaacacctctgaaatcacctctaaaaaatccaagatctggtacccaaccagatcaggcatgGACCGAGGTctctcaattcatagatcttgaatcagggtgttctagatagggaagaaagtagatggagacagacctcgcagatctgccctgctgcagcctttcctgtagatctgttgatggagatctcagccgctcctcaaacgatctcagattaactccagatctgagaggg
Encoded here:
- the LOC105036048 gene encoding peroxisomal membrane protein 13 isoform X4 is translated as MMIKIPVKTLGAAAHGIPQRGEWRAPPRWLPQRAAHRPHLYPSNSPFTFKTVRCRGMACAPWHFFGVTVERKEESKRRALDGGVWQASSWNITPPKHWQQVGSLSAPFKPPSPGSTSNVVEASGTAKPGVAASGAEGNESANWSALGKSVRSRPWEQNNGNSYGGRYVSTMNYNSGYGSGMYNSYGGFGGSYGGGLYGNSMYTGSGGLRGGSGVYLGSMYNSRFGGPVNGYGMAMGSPYGNLDPNNLYGPPPSLPGFWMSFIRVLFDRSGLLYGELARFVLKLLGVRTKPGRHYQLGPGELVGPNAKGQHHVEGPNSTNGSWDTVWGENLSKETS
- the LOC105036048 gene encoding peroxisomal membrane protein 13 isoform X3 — protein: MMIKIPVKTLGAAAHGIPQRGEWRAPPRWLPQRAAHRPHLYPSNSPFTFKTVRCRGMACAPWHFFGVTVERKEESKRRALDGGVWQASSWNITPPKHWQQVGSLSAPFKPPSPGSTSNVVEASGTAKPGVAASGAEGNESANWSALGKSVRSRPWEQNNGNSYGGRYVSTMNYNSGYGSGMYNSYGGFGGSYGGGLYGNSMYTGSGGLRGGSGVYLGSMYNSRFGGPVNGYGMAMGSPYGNLDPNNLYGPPPSLPGFWMSFIRVAFHMFMSALLQLFDRSGLLYGELARFVLKLLGVRTKPGRHYQLGPGELVGPNAKGQHHVEGPNSTNGSWDTVWGENLSKETS